One Sinorhizobium arboris LMG 14919 genomic region harbors:
- a CDS encoding Os1348 family NHLP clan protein, giving the protein MPATARDITLEDVQEILGRALVDAEFREALLKDPEAAFMVLGLNMSQDSINFFRALNDQTFLAAANTVENRLGGRPVIGAWL; this is encoded by the coding sequence ATGCCAGCGACTGCACGCGATATTACGCTTGAAGACGTCCAAGAAATCCTTGGCCGAGCCTTGGTCGATGCCGAATTTCGTGAGGCTTTGCTCAAGGATCCAGAAGCGGCCTTCATGGTACTTGGGCTGAACATGTCTCAGGATTCGATAAACTTCTTCCGGGCGCTGAATGACCAAACATTCTTAGCTGCCGCGAATACTGTCGAAAATCGTCTGGGCGGGCGCCCAGTGATAGGGGCGTGGCTCTAA